Proteins from a genomic interval of Nostoc sp. TCL240-02:
- a CDS encoding GAF domain-containing protein: MKVGHIDTEVARLEALRQYQILDTEPEEAYDNLAQLAAFICDTSISLVNFIDENRQWFKAKVGLDVSEMPRCVGLSYLCQERRNVVVVPDTLADENLANNAVVTGYPYVRFYAGVPLITPKGDMLGTLCVLDQVPKELSQKQVEALVALSHLIIDQLELRRYVTEVSQVTEKLMAHEQAARVQSEAARTHINNLLESITDGFFALDKKSRFTYINGQAERLLRKKQNELLGKNIWEVFPEIIGTTFYHEYHRAIIEQVSVEFEEFYPPLNCWLQVHTYPAKDGLSIYFQDITERRRTAEALRESEERWQLALHGNNDGIWDWNLKTNEVFFSTRWKEMLGYKDHEVSNGWDEWIKQIHPDERDWVLQAFQDHFAKKTPFYVCEYRVQCQDGSYKWILDRGQALWDALGDIVRMVGSYTDITDRKRADEELKRQNLRSQLFAEITLKIRESLQINEILQTTVTEVQKLLQADRVLIFRLEADGSGTVIQEAVLPGWPVILGENILDTCFKEEYIERYRQGRVSAMEDVQAAHIQPCHREFLQQFAVRANLIVPILVRDNIWGLLLAHQCAAPRKWNNFEMELLKQLANQIGIALSQAQLLEKETQQSQELVRSNAELEQFAYVASHDLQEPLRMVTSYLQLLERRYKNQLDDNADQFITYAVDGARRMQTLINDLLNYSRVSTRGQPFKLVDCDVILQQAIANLQIAIADSKAIVTYDSLPEVMADTTQLTQVFQNLIGNAIKFCQNQQPQIHIGVAKPNPNSDEESLNSIPLADEWLFSIRDNGIGLESQYAERIFIIFQRLHGRDKYPGTGIGLAICKKIIERHGGRIWVESKPGQGSTFYFTIPDRAGKQS, encoded by the coding sequence ATGAAAGTAGGACACATTGATACAGAAGTGGCGCGGCTAGAAGCCCTCCGCCAGTATCAAATTCTTGACACCGAACCTGAAGAAGCTTACGACAATCTTGCTCAGTTAGCGGCATTTATTTGTGATACTTCCATCTCTTTGGTAAATTTTATTGATGAAAACCGTCAATGGTTTAAGGCAAAAGTAGGTTTAGATGTATCAGAAATGCCCCGTTGTGTTGGGTTATCTTACCTTTGCCAAGAGCGGCGTAATGTTGTGGTGGTTCCTGATACCTTAGCTGATGAAAATTTGGCCAATAATGCAGTAGTCACTGGCTATCCTTATGTACGGTTTTATGCAGGTGTACCCTTAATTACTCCCAAGGGAGATATGCTGGGAACTCTATGTGTACTTGACCAAGTTCCAAAAGAATTGAGCCAAAAACAAGTGGAGGCGCTTGTGGCTCTGAGTCACTTGATAATCGACCAACTAGAGCTTAGGCGTTATGTAACTGAGGTATCTCAAGTTACTGAAAAGCTCATGGCACACGAGCAAGCAGCCCGCGTCCAGTCTGAAGCTGCGAGAACCCACATCAATAATCTTCTTGAAAGCATTACTGATGGGTTTTTTGCCCTGGATAAAAAGTCGCGATTCACCTACATTAATGGTCAAGCAGAACGGCTGTTGCGAAAAAAACAAAATGAGCTTCTGGGTAAAAACATCTGGGAAGTGTTTCCAGAAATCATCGGCACAACATTTTACCATGAGTATCACAGGGCAATCATAGAACAGGTGAGTGTGGAATTTGAGGAGTTTTATCCACCACTAAACTGCTGGCTTCAAGTCCATACCTATCCTGCCAAAGACGGCTTGTCTATTTATTTTCAAGACATTACTGAACGGCGGCGAACAGCAGAAGCACTACGAGAAAGTGAAGAACGTTGGCAATTAGCATTACATGGTAATAATGATGGCATTTGGGATTGGAACCTCAAGACTAATGAAGTGTTCTTCTCAACTCGGTGGAAGGAAATGCTCGGTTATAAAGACCACGAAGTTTCCAACGGTTGGGACGAATGGATAAAACAAATCCACCCCGATGAGCGAGATTGGGTACTTCAAGCCTTCCAAGACCACTTTGCCAAGAAAACACCGTTTTATGTTTGTGAATATCGAGTCCAGTGCCAAGACGGCAGCTATAAATGGATTCTAGATCGAGGACAAGCACTTTGGGACGCATTGGGTGATATAGTTCGCATGGTGGGTTCTTATACAGATATCACAGATCGCAAGCGGGCAGATGAAGAATTAAAGCGGCAGAATTTGCGATCGCAATTATTTGCAGAAATCACCCTGAAAATTCGAGAATCTTTACAAATAAATGAAATTCTTCAAACCACAGTTACAGAAGTACAAAAATTACTACAAGCAGACCGAGTTTTAATTTTTCGACTGGAAGCTGATGGTTCGGGAACAGTAATACAAGAGGCAGTGCTACCTGGTTGGCCCGTAATTCTAGGAGAAAATATTCTCGATACCTGCTTTAAAGAAGAATATATCGAAAGATATCGCCAAGGAAGAGTCAGTGCCATGGAAGACGTTCAAGCTGCTCACATTCAACCATGCCATCGAGAATTTCTTCAGCAGTTTGCTGTCAGAGCTAACCTAATAGTACCGATTCTTGTTAGAGATAACATTTGGGGCTTATTGCTGGCTCATCAGTGTGCCGCACCTCGAAAGTGGAATAACTTTGAGATGGAGTTGTTAAAGCAACTAGCTAATCAAATTGGCATTGCTTTATCTCAAGCGCAACTATTAGAAAAAGAAACCCAGCAAAGTCAAGAACTCGTCCGTTCTAATGCGGAATTAGAACAGTTTGCTTATGTAGCTTCACATGACTTACAAGAGCCGCTACGGATGGTAACAAGTTATTTACAACTACTAGAGCGAAGATACAAAAATCAACTTGATGACAATGCCGATCAGTTTATCACCTACGCAGTAGATGGGGCGCGGCGAATGCAGACCTTAATCAACGATTTGTTGAACTATTCCCGCGTCAGCACCCGTGGACAGCCATTTAAGTTAGTTGATTGTGATGTCATCTTACAGCAGGCGATCGCTAATCTCCAAATTGCGATTGCAGATAGCAAGGCAATTGTCACTTACGATTCTCTACCTGAAGTGATGGCTGATACTACCCAACTAACACAAGTATTTCAAAACCTGATTGGCAACGCGATCAAATTTTGCCAGAATCAGCAGCCACAAATTCACATTGGGGTAGCCAAGCCAAATCCAAATTCAGACGAAGAAAGTTTAAATTCTATACCATTGGCAGATGAATGGTTATTCTCGATACGTGATAATGGAATTGGTTTGGAATCCCAGTATGCAGAACGTATTTTTATAATTTTTCAGCGTTTGCACGGTAGAGACAAGTATCCTGGTACTGGAATTGGTCTGGCAATTTGCAAGAAAATTATAGAACGGCACGGCGGCCGGATCTGGGTTGAATCGAAACCGGGTCAAGGCTCGACTTTCTACTTCACAATTCCAGATAGAGCAGGTAAGCAATCGTGA
- the ychF gene encoding redox-regulated ATPase YchF, with product MLRAGIVGLPNVGKSTLFNAVVANAKAEAANFPFCTIEPNVGVVAVPDERLNVLAKIASSAQTIPARVEFVDIAGLVKGASQGEGLGNQFLSHIREVDAIVHVVRCFENDDIIHVAGSVDPARDIEIINIELGLSDLSQIERRIDRTRKQARTSKDAQFEITVLEKLAAALNEGKSVRQVSLNEEEEVIIKGLELLTYKPIIYAANVSEDELATGNHFVETVRQIASTENAQVVIVSAQVEAELVELPEEDKADFLASLGVEEGGLKSLIRATYSLLGLRTYFTCGPKETRAWTINAGMSAPQAAGVIHSDFERGFIRAETVAYKDLVTNGSMNAAKEKGLVRSEGKEYVVQEGDVMLFRFNV from the coding sequence ATGCTAAGAGCCGGAATTGTCGGACTTCCCAACGTCGGAAAATCTACTTTATTTAATGCTGTAGTTGCTAATGCTAAAGCAGAAGCAGCTAACTTCCCTTTTTGCACGATTGAACCGAATGTCGGCGTTGTCGCAGTACCGGATGAACGGTTAAATGTTCTTGCTAAGATTGCCAGTTCGGCACAAACTATCCCGGCGCGGGTGGAATTTGTAGATATTGCCGGTTTAGTTAAAGGTGCAAGTCAGGGTGAGGGACTAGGGAATCAATTCCTGTCCCACATCCGGGAAGTTGATGCGATCGTCCATGTGGTACGTTGTTTTGAAAATGACGATATTATCCACGTTGCTGGTTCTGTTGATCCAGCGCGAGATATTGAAATCATTAATATAGAACTGGGTTTATCAGATTTATCACAAATTGAGCGGCGAATTGACCGGACTCGCAAACAAGCTCGTACCAGCAAAGATGCACAGTTTGAAATCACAGTTTTAGAAAAATTGGCTGCGGCTTTAAATGAAGGTAAATCGGTGCGCCAGGTAAGTTTGAATGAAGAAGAAGAAGTAATTATTAAGGGATTAGAACTGCTTACTTATAAACCGATTATTTATGCCGCCAATGTATCTGAGGATGAATTGGCAACTGGTAATCATTTTGTAGAAACAGTGCGACAAATTGCATCGACAGAAAATGCCCAAGTTGTCATAGTTTCGGCTCAAGTTGAAGCGGAGTTAGTAGAACTACCAGAAGAAGATAAGGCTGATTTTCTCGCATCTTTAGGTGTGGAAGAAGGCGGTTTAAAATCCTTGATTCGTGCAACATACTCGCTTCTAGGCTTGCGGACATATTTTACCTGCGGCCCTAAAGAAACCCGCGCTTGGACAATTAATGCCGGAATGTCTGCACCTCAAGCTGCTGGTGTAATCCACAGTGATTTTGAGCGGGGATTTATTCGCGCTGAAACTGTTGCTTATAAAGATTTGGTAACAAATGGTTCGATGAATGCTGCGAAGGAAAAAGGGTTGGTTCGCAGTGAAGGGAAAGAGTATGTTGTGCAGGAAGGGGATGTAATGTTGTTCCGATTTAATGTGTAG
- a CDS encoding response regulator — MAGKNIKVLLVEDNPGDVFLLQEFLKEVTTVVVDLIPVERLSEAINYLAKEIFDVILLDLSLPDSQGLESFVIAHHQAKATPIIVLTGIDDETLAIRAMQEGAQDYLVKGQVTGDLLVRSMRYAIERQRADEALRHSEERFRVALKNSPIFVYNQDIELRYTWVYNPPSGLTVEEILGKQDLDIIPGEDAQRLTTIKRGVLTTGIGTREEVSITIKDTTRYYDLTVEPLRNESQEVVGVTCASIDISEKQAALRDRKLAEEKIREQAALLDVTTDAICVRDLNNQIIFWNKGAETLYGWQAEEAWGKNASELLFDEPSPEIEAALLQATSKGKWQGELTKLTKADKEILVASRWSLVYGEQGKPKAILTVDTDITDKKHLEAQLFRAQRLESIGTLASGIAHDLNNILTPILAGAQLLPLKFPDADERTRHLLEILEINARRGADLVKQVLSFARGVEGKRITLQLRHIIVEVAKILKETFPKSIQISTDVLQDLWMVSGDSTQLHQVLMNLCVNARDAMPNGGNLSIYAENLLIDENYARMNLEAKEGPYIVITVSDTGVGIPKEILDRIFEPFFTTKDVGKGTGLGLSTVLGIIKSHGGFVNVYSELGSGTSFKIYLPAVEGMETFTPEESPAQKGHGELILIVDDEVAIQEITRTSLEAHNYKTLIANDGIEAIALYAQNRDKISAVLMDIMLPLLDGLTAIRTLQKINPKVRVIASSGLMSDNKLSAVAAIGVNTFLVKPYTVNELLLSLQKILS; from the coding sequence ATGGCAGGTAAAAATATTAAAGTCTTGTTAGTAGAAGATAACCCCGGTGATGTTTTTTTATTACAGGAGTTTTTAAAAGAAGTTACCACAGTTGTAGTTGATTTGATACCCGTTGAGCGGCTTTCGGAAGCAATCAACTACTTAGCAAAGGAAATTTTTGATGTGATTTTGCTAGACCTCTCGCTGCCAGATAGCCAGGGGTTAGAAAGCTTTGTCATCGCTCACCATCAGGCTAAAGCCACTCCCATAATTGTGCTGACGGGTATAGACGATGAAACTTTGGCAATTAGGGCGATGCAAGAAGGAGCGCAGGATTATTTGGTGAAAGGGCAAGTAACTGGCGACTTGCTGGTGCGCTCCATGCGTTATGCTATCGAACGTCAACGGGCAGACGAGGCATTGCGTCACAGTGAAGAGCGATTTCGAGTGGCCCTAAAAAACTCTCCCATCTTTGTCTACAACCAAGATATAGAGTTACGCTACACCTGGGTTTACAATCCCCCTTCTGGATTGACAGTTGAGGAAATATTAGGCAAACAAGACTTAGATATTATCCCAGGTGAAGATGCTCAACGTCTTACCACAATTAAACGCGGGGTACTAACTACTGGCATAGGAACGCGAGAGGAAGTATCAATTACAATCAAAGATACAACTCGATATTACGATTTGACAGTTGAGCCATTGCGGAATGAGTCGCAAGAAGTTGTGGGCGTGACGTGCGCCAGTATTGATATTAGCGAAAAACAAGCTGCGCTACGCGATCGCAAATTGGCAGAAGAAAAAATCCGCGAACAAGCAGCATTACTCGATGTCACCACTGATGCCATTTGCGTGCGAGATTTAAACAATCAAATTATTTTCTGGAACAAAGGCGCAGAAACACTTTACGGCTGGCAAGCTGAAGAAGCTTGGGGCAAAAATGCTAGTGAGCTTTTGTTTGACGAACCTTCACCAGAAATCGAAGCGGCTCTTTTACAAGCTACTAGTAAAGGTAAGTGGCAGGGCGAGTTAACTAAACTTACCAAAGCTGACAAAGAAATCCTTGTTGCTAGTCGCTGGAGTTTGGTGTACGGCGAACAAGGAAAACCAAAAGCGATTCTCACCGTTGACACAGATATTACCGATAAAAAACATCTAGAAGCCCAATTATTTCGCGCCCAACGCTTGGAAAGTATTGGCACTCTAGCTAGTGGCATTGCTCACGACCTCAACAATATCTTGACACCTATTCTGGCAGGAGCGCAACTTTTACCACTCAAATTTCCTGATGCAGATGAGCGGACTCGCCATCTACTGGAAATTTTGGAAATCAACGCTAGACGCGGGGCAGATTTAGTCAAACAAGTGTTGTCATTTGCACGGGGTGTAGAAGGAAAGCGTATCACTTTGCAACTCAGACATATAATTGTGGAAGTTGCCAAGATTCTTAAAGAGACATTTCCCAAATCCATACAAATCAGCACAGATGTCCTGCAAGATTTGTGGATGGTTTCTGGAGATAGTACCCAACTACATCAAGTATTGATGAACCTCTGCGTTAATGCCCGCGATGCAATGCCAAATGGCGGTAATTTGAGCATCTATGCTGAAAATCTGTTGATTGACGAAAATTATGCCCGCATGAACCTGGAAGCCAAAGAGGGGCCTTATATAGTAATTACTGTCTCCGATACTGGAGTTGGGATTCCCAAAGAAATCTTAGATAGAATTTTCGAGCCATTTTTTACCACAAAAGATGTCGGAAAAGGCACAGGGTTAGGACTTTCCACCGTGCTGGGAATTATTAAAAGCCACGGTGGTTTTGTGAATGTCTATAGCGAACTGGGAAGCGGCACTAGCTTTAAGATTTACTTGCCAGCAGTGGAGGGAATGGAAACATTTACTCCAGAAGAATCGCCAGCACAGAAAGGACATGGAGAATTGATTTTGATTGTGGATGATGAAGTTGCTATTCAAGAGATTACGAGGACATCGCTAGAAGCTCACAACTACAAAACCCTCATTGCCAATGATGGCATTGAAGCGATCGCGCTATACGCTCAAAACCGGGATAAAATTAGTGCCGTACTGATGGATATTATGCTACCTTTACTCGATGGTTTAACTGCCATCCGTACTCTGCAAAAAATTAACCCCAAAGTCAGAGTTATTGCCAGCAGTGGACTTATGTCTGACAATAAGCTTAGTGCAGTAGCTGCTATTGGTGTGAATACGTTTTTGGTAAAGCCCTACACTGTCAACGAGTTATTGCTTTCTTTACAAAAAATCCTATCGTAA
- a CDS encoding response regulator produces the protein MSVITAIMPIEVLLVEDNPGDAQLTRIALEDSKISIHLNVVEDGVEAMAFLRKQEKYVKAAHPDIVLLDLNLPRKDGREVLAEIKGDEKLKRIPVVILTTSQAEEDILKAYNLCANCYITKPVDFDQFVKIVQSIENFWFAIVKLPPE, from the coding sequence GTGAGCGTTATAACAGCGATTATGCCTATTGAGGTTTTGTTAGTAGAGGACAATCCTGGCGATGCCCAACTTACACGCATCGCCTTAGAAGATAGTAAGATATCGATTCACCTCAACGTCGTCGAAGATGGTGTAGAGGCAATGGCATTCTTGCGAAAACAAGAAAAATATGTCAAAGCAGCCCATCCCGATATTGTGCTGCTCGATTTAAATCTCCCCAGAAAAGATGGGCGGGAGGTACTGGCAGAAATCAAAGGAGATGAAAAGCTCAAGCGAATTCCTGTGGTAATTTTGACGACTTCCCAAGCTGAAGAAGACATCCTCAAAGCCTATAATTTATGTGCAAACTGTTATATAACTAAGCCAGTAGATTTCGATCAATTCGTTAAAATTGTACAATCAATAGAAAATTTTTGGTTTGCGATCGTAAAACTGCCACCGGAGTAG